DNA from Vitis vinifera cultivar Pinot Noir 40024 chromosome 19, ASM3070453v1:
aattctattaatttttattgtcTTCAAACCCATAAAGTAGAAATgaatccaatttttcaattttcatgttcgtcaaaaaaaaaaaattgattatttacGAAGAAGCAATATATTAGACAGTAAACCCTTACCTTCTCTAGGGATGATACAAGGAAGTCAACAAGTTCTGGAACAATCAGGACTTGAGCCCCTTTTTCTCCCTGGACatcaaataaagaaagattaaaCTCAACCCAATAAAAAAGCCAAGCTCATTACTTGGGGCACCTACAGTATAGATGAAACatgaaactaaataatttttctgaTAACAAGGTACAGCCTGAATACCATGAATCACCATACTGATTCAATTGAAAATCAGCAACTACAGGTTCAAGACTATGGAATCCCAATCCCAACTAAAAGCTTTCTGGAGTAAAAATAAACTCGATCCATCAGTTACAACTGACTTACAAGCATTGAATTATTTTGCTCACAATAAATGAGGAGATCAAATAGTTGAAGTCCCCACCTGTTTTTCTCCCAGTTGGAACCAATGAAAAGATTAATCCCCGTGTTTCACCTCTAATATCATCAGTATAAATTGAATAAGAATCCCCCATGCTCAAGCAGGAAATTCTCTAATTCTCCAAAGGAACAGAATCCCTACTAGCTATGCATAAAATTAAGAGGTTGTGTGTACAAAGGTCCTTTGATTCAGTTGTAGAATATCTTCAAAAGGAACAAACCCCTCTATGGTAAAACTGAAATTCAAGTTAAGAAATATTCatgacaaaccttcctcaaataATTGAAGAATGGGCAAATGAATTGATTATGGATAATACCTGCAGGATGATATCCCCAAGCTTTTCCCTAGCAATCCCTGTACCAAGAATTGCGCCAAGGAAGTCACCATGAGAACAAGATTGAAACCCAAAGTTTCCTGTGATACTGGAAAAAGTAATCATTTAACAAATACAAACAAAGGTATGATTGCCTACTGTGATGCTACTAAAGTCTGAAATGGGTGATTAATCAGTATGACTTACCGCAATGCTGCAACTATATCTGGAGCAGTTGTCAATACCTCTGAATGTCCAACTGAAAGTCGGCAACGCTCAGCCTAGAGAATTCAGAAGACACATCACTTAATAAACATAGATAATCTATTTAAACATTCCCAAACCAGAATGTATTGATTAGTTTAGTTTAACCTGAGGGTATCCTCCCTGTGCAACAGCTTTCATGTCAGCTAGCTTTTCCAACACTATCATTGATTCCTTCAGTACTGGTGGAGTAAGAAAATCAGTGTGGAGAACTTCTCTCCTTGCTGATGCTCGTTTTGCCTTGAGAAGTGCAGATAAAATTTGAGTAATCAGAATTCCATTTCAAGATAAACTGAGTAATCAGAATTACTGTTTCATGACTAAACAATAAGCTTAACCTTGAGTTAAGACACTGAGTAATCAGGACTTTCCTTTCGTAACTAAACAATGTACTTAGCTTGAGTTGAGAGTTCAAAAATCATACCACTTTCATTCTATCAAacagaaggggaaaaaaagacaaaataagATGTGATTCATGAGATTGTACTTTGTGAATATCTGCAAACAAGCAAAGCACATACCATTTCAAGAATATGTTTCACAGCTTCAATAGTGCTTCTGTCTGCTACTCCTTTGAGTAAAGAATTAGCATCCCCCTTCATAGCTTGTGCCAAGTGACACATCCCTGAAGCTATGTTGTATAGAGAA
Protein-coding regions in this window:
- the LOC100248657 gene encoding uncharacterized protein LOC100248657 isoform X1, whose translation is MPAMAATGFTTPSVLRKALHSFLPLRLTHINNTLFYYKNLRSFPLSTHLNSSASGMCHLAQAMKGDANSLLKGVADRSTIEAVKHILEMAKRASARREVLHTDFLTPPVLKESMIVLEKLADMKAVAQGGYPQAERCRLSVGHSEVLTTAPDIVAALRITGNFGFQSCSHGDFLGAILGTGIAREKLGDIILQGEKGAQVLIVPELVDFLVSSLEKVGNVSVSCTKMPLLALEYEEPRTTTFKTIELSLRVDALASAGFKLSRSKLVDLISNGDVRVNWTTVTKNGTTLKTGDVVSVSGKGRLKIGEINSTKKGKYAVELIRFL
- the LOC100248657 gene encoding uncharacterized protein LOC100248657 isoform X2; this encodes MPAMAATGFTTPSVLRKALHSFLPLRLTHINNTLFYYKNLRSFPLSTHLNSSGMCHLAQAMKGDANSLLKGVADRSTIEAVKHILEMAKRASARREVLHTDFLTPPVLKESMIVLEKLADMKAVAQGGYPQAERCRLSVGHSEVLTTAPDIVAALRITGNFGFQSCSHGDFLGAILGTGIAREKLGDIILQGEKGAQVLIVPELVDFLVSSLEKVGNVSVSCTKMPLLALEYEEPRTTTFKTIELSLRVDALASAGFKLSRSKLVDLISNGDVRVNWTTVTKNGTTLKTGDVVSVSGKGRLKIGEINSTKKGKYAVELIRFL
- the LOC100248657 gene encoding uncharacterized protein LOC100248657 isoform X3 — protein: MCHLAQAMKGDANSLLKGVADRSTIEAVKHILEMAKRASARREVLHTDFLTPPVLKESMIVLEKLADMKAVAQGGYPQAERCRLSVGHSEVLTTAPDIVAALRITGNFGFQSCSHGDFLGAILGTGIAREKLGDIILQGEKGAQVLIVPELVDFLVSSLEKVGNVSVSCTKMPLLALEYEEPRTTTFKTIELSLRVDALASAGFKLSRSKLVDLISNGDVRVNWTTVTKNGTTLKTGDVVSVSGKGRLKIGEINSTKKGKYAVELIRFL